The sequence TTGCCCCATCAGCTCTCCGGCGGCATGGCGCAACGCGCGGCTTTGGCGCGAGCCCTCGTAAACGATCCGCGCCTGTTGTTGCTCGACGAGCCACTTGGCAAGCTCGACCAGCTGACCCGCCTCACCATGCAGGGAGAATTGCTGTCGCTCTGGCAGCAATCCGGTTTCACCGCGCTGCTCGTCACCCACGATGTCGAGGAAGCGCTGCTGCTGGCGGATCGCGTCATCATCTTCAGCGACCGCCCGGCCCGCATCGTCGGCGAGCGTCGGGTCGCGCTTCCCCACCCCCGCAATCGTGCGGGCACGGAACTGATCGCGCTGCGGCGCGAAATCCTGCAGCTTCTTGGCGTCAGCGAGGCGATATGAGCCGGCAATGGATTTCCCGCCAAAGACTGCTTTCCCGCGACGCCCTGGGTACCGGGCTGCTCGCCGCCGGCATCCTGGCGCTCCTCGCGGCGCTCGCCTGGTGGGCGCTGGTCTTCGTCAACGTCGCTGAAAACACCAGCCTGACAATCCCGGCGGCGGTGCCCTGCCTCATCAACACCTCTGACCTCTGCTCGCTGGCGATGTCGCTCTGCGGCTCCGGCCACTGGCTCGGCATCCCTCGCTATTGGGAGGGGTTGTTCTGGGTCGGCGCGGCGCTGACGCTGGCCGCCGGCGCCTTCCAGCTGGTGGTGGCGACGGCTGGATCAACGGAAACGGGAACACAGTTGGGCGGGAAGAATTGAAATGGATTTTTCCGCATTCTGCCTGTTTCGTAAGCAGTCATGCTTCGCCATTCATCGATGTTGATGGAATGATCATCGAAGTCTCGCGGGGCTGAACCGCACGATTGCAGAATAACGACAATGAATTGAACCCAGACGGGCAGGACTCGTTCGAGGAATGATGAATCATGGCGATTTCTAATAAAACTATTGTGAATAAGACTGTCGCGGCGCTTGGCGCATTGCTGGTCTCGGCTTCGATGCTGGCCGGCGCGGCGCAGGCCGGCGAGACGCTCGACAAGATCAAGTCGCGCGGCCAGATCAAGGTGGGCGTCGGAACGTTGCCCGGCTTCTTCTCGCCCGACAGCAATGGTAAGTGGCAGGGCTTCTTCATCGATTTCGGCCGCGCCCTGGCGATCACCGTCTTCAACGACCCGGACAAGGTGGAATTCACCTCATCTTCGCCGCAGCAGCGTCTGCCCGCGCTGCAGGCGGGCGAGTTCGACGTGCTGCTATCGGGCGTGACGCAGACGATCACCCGCTCGTTCAAGCTCGGCTTCCATTTCGGCCCGATTATCTTCTATGACGGCCAGGGCCTGCTGGTCGCCAAGTCGCTCGGCGTGAGCAAGGGTTCGGAGCTCGACGGCGCTACCATCGGCGTGCAGAGCGGCACGACGGGCGAACTGAACATCGCCGACTTCTTCCGCAAGAACGGCAAGAAGTTCACCCCTGTCGTCATCGAGGACACCAAGGAATTCGTCTCGGCGCTGGAGACTGGCCGCGTCGACGCGCTGACGCAGGACGCCTCGGATCTCGCCCTGAAGCGGGCGCAGTTCGCCAAGCCGGATGATTTCCTGCTGCTGCCGGAGCGCCTGTCGAAGGAGCCGCTGGCGCCCGCCATCCGCGCCGGCGACGACCAGTGGCTCGAGATCGTCAACTGGACCGTCTATGCGACGATCCAGGCGGAAGAGTTCGGCATCACCAAGGAAAATGTCGACAGCTTCCTGACCAGCGAAGACCCGGCGATCAAGCGCTTCCTCGGCGTCGACCCGTCGCTCGGCGGGGCGATCGGCCTCGACCCGAAGTTCGCCTACAACATCATCAAGTCGCTTGGCAATTACGGCGAGATCTTCGAACGCAACATCGGGAAGTCGACGCCGGTCGGCTTCGAGCGCGGCTACAACCAGCCCTGGACCCAGGGTGGCCTGCTCTATTCGCCGCCGTTCCGCTAGGCGCCAAGGGTCCATGACCGCGCTCGGTCCGGACGCTCCGGCGCCCGGCTCTCCCCTCCTGAAGAACCTTCTGGGTGAGCGTCCGCTCACCCAGATTCTCCTGTTTGTCGGGGTGCTCGCCGCCTTCGGCTTCCTCGGCCAGACCATGGCGACCAATATGGGTCGCGTCGGCATCACGCCGGGCTTCGCCTTTCTCGCCCGTCCGACCAATTTCGAGATTGGCGAGACGCTGATCGCCTACTCGTCGCAGAGCAGCTTTGCCCGCGCCATCCTGGTTGGCCTGCTCAACACACTGCTGGTCTCGGCGGTCGGCTGCATATTGGCGACGGTGCTGGGCGTCGCCCTCGGGCTTGCCCGCCTGTCCGACAATCCGCTGCTCTCCGGCTCGGTCCGCGCCTATGTCGAGCTGATCCGCAACACACCGCTGCTGCTGCAGCTCTTCTTCTGGAGCGCCACGTTTCACGCTCTGCCGGCCGCGCGGAAGGCGTTCGAGCCGGTCGCCGGCGTCTATCTCAGCAATCGCGGCATCTACATCCCGGCGCTGCGTTTCGAGAGTGGGCTCGCCGCGACGGTGGCTCTCGCCAGCCTTGCCATCGCCTTGCTGTTGCTCTGGCGGCGCAAGCGCATCGGGCTTTCCGCACCGACCGCATCCGCCGTCTCGGTGATCGGCCTCGTGGTGGTGATCTCCGCGCTCGCCGCCACCGGCGGTATGCGCGCAGAAATTCCGTCGCTGAAAGGCTTCAACATCACGGGCGGCCTGTCGCTGACGCCGGAATTTGCCGCCTTGCTCGTCGGCCTCGTCGTCAATGCGGCCGCCCTGATCGCCGAGATCGTCCGCAGCGGCATCCAGTCGGTGCCCCGGGGACAATGGGAGGCGGCTCGCGCGCTCGGCCTGCCTCGCGGGCTGATCTTCGCCAAGATCGTGCTGCCGCAGGCGTTGCGGGTGATCACGCCGCTGATGACGTCGACCTATCTGAGCCTGACCAAGAATTCGAGCCTAGCGGTCGCCATCGGCTATCCCGATCTCGTCTCGATCCTCAACACTGCCGCGAACCAGACCGGGCAGGCGCTGGAGACGATCCTGATCATGGCGTCGGTCTATCTCACCATCAGCTTCGCCGTCTCGTTCGCCATAAACCGCTACAACAAACGCTACGCCCTCAAGGGGCTCGGACGATGACGATGGCGCTGTCGGAACTGATCGGCCGCGCCGCAGGCCGCAAGCCTCTCACCTGGGCCGAGCGGTGGTCGCTCTGGCGGCGCGGCCTGTTCGGATCGCCGGTCAACCTCGCCATCACGGTGGCATTTCTGGTCTTCGTGTGGTTCGTGGTCGCGCCCTTCCTGCGCTGGGCGCTGGTCGATGCCACTTGGTTCGGCACGGCGAAGGATTGCGCCGAGCGATCCGGCGCCTGCTGGGCCTTCATCACCGAGAAGGGCAGGTTCATCCTGTTCGGCCTCTATCCGAACGACCGGGACTGGCAGGCGGCGTTGTCGGTGGCGCTGGTGGGAACGCTGGTCGTCGTGACCGGCATGCCGCGCTTCTGGAACCGCCGCCTGGTCCTGGTGTGGCTCGCGGCGCTC is a genomic window of Kaistia defluvii containing:
- a CDS encoding amino acid ABC transporter substrate-binding protein, yielding MLAGAAQAGETLDKIKSRGQIKVGVGTLPGFFSPDSNGKWQGFFIDFGRALAITVFNDPDKVEFTSSSPQQRLPALQAGEFDVLLSGVTQTITRSFKLGFHFGPIIFYDGQGLLVAKSLGVSKGSELDGATIGVQSGTTGELNIADFFRKNGKKFTPVVIEDTKEFVSALETGRVDALTQDASDLALKRAQFAKPDDFLLLPERLSKEPLAPAIRAGDDQWLEIVNWTVYATIQAEEFGITKENVDSFLTSEDPAIKRFLGVDPSLGGAIGLDPKFAYNIIKSLGNYGEIFERNIGKSTPVGFERGYNQPWTQGGLLYSPPFR
- a CDS encoding amino acid ABC transporter permease — protein: MTALGPDAPAPGSPLLKNLLGERPLTQILLFVGVLAAFGFLGQTMATNMGRVGITPGFAFLARPTNFEIGETLIAYSSQSSFARAILVGLLNTLLVSAVGCILATVLGVALGLARLSDNPLLSGSVRAYVELIRNTPLLLQLFFWSATFHALPAARKAFEPVAGVYLSNRGIYIPALRFESGLAATVALASLAIALLLLWRRKRIGLSAPTASAVSVIGLVVVISALAATGGMRAEIPSLKGFNITGGLSLTPEFAALLVGLVVNAAALIAEIVRSGIQSVPRGQWEAARALGLPRGLIFAKIVLPQALRVITPLMTSTYLSLTKNSSLAVAIGYPDLVSILNTAANQTGQALETILIMASVYLTISFAVSFAINRYNKRYALKGLGR